In one Paenibacillus sp. JQZ6Y-1 genomic region, the following are encoded:
- a CDS encoding AAA family ATPase produces MPKWTKEVVVGFVPVLLIFLAFIGYNIVPLLLIAAVIGGLLLFMQMRGGLAVGASQERGRKKNGPVKLTFEQIGGQENAKRELREALDFLVRHDEINKFGIRPLKGILLTGPPGTGKTLMAKAAAHYTNSVFVSASGSEFVEMYVGVGAGRIRDLFKDARTRAARENKQSAIIFIDEIDVIGGKREGGQQREYDQTLNQLLTEMDGIYSNEAPRILIIAATNRKEMLDSALLRPGRFDRHIQVDLPDKKGRKHILELHAANKPMADEANLDKLAEEAYGFSGAQLESVMNEAAIYAMRQNEQTISQRHMSMAIDKVMMGEKTDRESSTEEKKRVALHELGHAIMAEVVRPNSVGQVALSPRGQALGYVRHNPQQEQYLYTKPFLEEQIMIALAGSAAEEMYYEGRSTGSRGDFDQALNIVQTMVEAGLTKLGIVTINMVPKELLMKESNAILEQLGERTRELLEQRRHIFDSSLDILLREEVLSGDQFREQFKKSSNVPA; encoded by the coding sequence ATGCCGAAATGGACCAAAGAAGTCGTCGTCGGATTCGTACCTGTTTTACTGATTTTTCTCGCTTTTATCGGTTATAACATCGTACCGTTGCTGTTGATTGCTGCTGTCATTGGCGGTTTGCTGCTATTTATGCAGATGCGTGGCGGGCTTGCCGTTGGTGCGAGTCAGGAACGCGGTCGGAAAAAGAACGGTCCAGTCAAGCTGACCTTTGAACAGATCGGCGGTCAGGAAAATGCCAAGCGTGAATTGCGCGAAGCACTGGACTTTCTCGTGCGTCATGATGAGATTAACAAATTCGGTATTCGTCCACTAAAAGGTATCCTGTTAACAGGTCCTCCGGGAACCGGTAAAACGCTGATGGCAAAAGCGGCAGCGCATTATACCAACTCTGTATTCGTTAGCGCATCCGGTAGTGAATTTGTAGAAATGTATGTCGGCGTCGGTGCTGGTCGTATCCGCGATCTCTTCAAGGATGCCCGTACTCGTGCCGCTCGTGAAAATAAACAAAGTGCAATTATTTTTATTGATGAAATTGATGTGATCGGTGGTAAACGTGAAGGCGGTCAACAGCGTGAGTATGATCAGACGCTGAACCAGCTGCTAACTGAGATGGACGGCATTTATAGCAACGAAGCGCCGCGCATCTTGATCATCGCTGCAACCAACCGTAAGGAAATGCTAGATAGCGCACTTCTGCGTCCGGGTCGTTTTGACCGTCATATTCAGGTGGATCTGCCGGACAAAAAAGGTCGCAAACACATTCTTGAGCTGCACGCTGCGAACAAACCAATGGCGGATGAAGCCAATCTGGATAAACTGGCAGAGGAAGCGTATGGATTTTCCGGTGCACAGCTGGAGAGTGTCATGAACGAAGCCGCGATCTACGCGATGCGTCAAAATGAACAAACCATCTCCCAGCGCCATATGTCGATGGCGATTGATAAAGTGATGATGGGTGAGAAAACCGACCGCGAGTCCAGCACCGAGGAGAAAAAGCGCGTAGCGCTGCATGAACTTGGTCACGCAATCATGGCAGAGGTTGTTCGTCCGAATAGTGTTGGTCAGGTGGCACTTAGCCCTCGTGGACAGGCACTCGGTTATGTGAGACATAACCCACAACAAGAGCAATATCTGTATACGAAGCCATTTTTGGAGGAGCAGATCATGATCGCTCTTGCTGGCTCCGCTGCAGAGGAAATGTATTATGAAGGACGCAGCACTGGATCGCGCGGTGACTTTGATCAGGCGCTCAATATTGTGCAGACCATGGTAGAAGCGGGTCTGACCAAGCTGGGCATCGTAACGATCAATATGGTACCGAAAGAATTGCTAATGAAAGAAAGCAATGCGATTCTAGAGCAACTGGGCGAGCGCACGCGTGAATTGCTAGAGCAACGCCGTCACATTTTCGACAGTTCGCTCGACATTTTATTGCGTGAAGAAGTGCTGTCCGGTGATCAATTCCGTGAACAGTTCAAGAAAAGTTCAAATGTACCGGCTTAA
- a CDS encoding cell wall elongation regulator TseB-like domain-containing protein: MRNLGTGKWIAIIITVIGLIILGVNQFYVHVMAKPWSQEQAALEVAQQNAKLSAVTTSYHSVWNDKSIYWVIQGQNDQQQDVMVWVKFNTDGTPAQGNNAVHVEKTAGTVTQQRAMELLQNDLPGAEAVRAVPGSYNGKYAWQVFAKSGETYYYVFYNFRDGTKLGGPMQLPSTLTP, from the coding sequence TTGCGAAATTTGGGAACGGGTAAATGGATTGCGATTATCATTACAGTGATCGGTCTGATCATCTTGGGTGTGAACCAGTTTTATGTACATGTGATGGCGAAGCCGTGGAGTCAGGAGCAGGCGGCGCTAGAAGTAGCACAGCAGAATGCCAAGCTATCTGCGGTAACGACCAGCTATCATTCCGTCTGGAATGACAAGTCCATCTACTGGGTCATTCAAGGTCAGAACGATCAACAGCAGGATGTGATGGTCTGGGTAAAATTCAACACAGACGGCACACCAGCGCAAGGAAACAATGCTGTGCATGTCGAGAAAACCGCCGGTACAGTCACCCAGCAGCGAGCGATGGAACTGCTGCAAAATGATCTGCCTGGCGCGGAAGCCGTTCGCGCGGTTCCCGGCTCGTATAACGGCAAATACGCTTGGCAAGTGTTTGCCAAGTCTGGCGAGACGTATTATTATGTATTCTACAATTTCCGCGATGGCACCAAGCTGGGCGGACCGATGCAGCTGCCAAGCACGCTTACTCCATAA
- a CDS encoding methyl-accepting chemotaxis protein translates to MKLSILQKMLISFLAIALIAGSAGVIYIMSLNKIHSTTNDILDRYVALKSEADNLKFYATVQNSHMLTYMLSRDTYYGSELMLANKQTADILTSMKSKVTDEHDVQQLDYLVKMNDFYKTSSEQLLQLTPTQISQSYLNIKTSLIPMGGVIVKFAQQFSDEQDALMNQARANSEQTILNTRWTAIIVTILTFVLAILIGSWISSLISRPLKALSRNAKMIADGELNMDDVQVKHKDEIGQLAASFNLMKNNLRNLVHEINSSTDQVITISREVAGGTAETGKAAEHVAGIMYELSNNTSNQVSTVENGLQAVHQINTNIGQIDQSSQQASETAAQAQSESLKGENEIHRVMRQMDEIQSRMTQIEAVILSLGKRSEEIEDINNAISSIATQTNLLSLNAAIEAARAGEHGRGFAVVTSEIRKLSNETNESAVRIRSLVQAIQNETQRASQSVKEMVNEVSQGTVAAGSVTDLFQQIKKLTDRTTQEIGEVTEALRHLAGHSGKVVESMEYISTTTGSIASGTESVSAAAEEQLAFLEQSTAHTATLHSMAEKLQETVSQFKL, encoded by the coding sequence ATGAAATTGTCCATTCTGCAAAAAATGCTGATATCCTTTCTTGCGATTGCCCTGATCGCCGGCAGCGCAGGCGTCATTTATATTATGTCCCTGAACAAAATCCACAGTACGACCAATGATATTCTAGATCGCTATGTAGCGCTCAAATCGGAAGCGGATAATTTAAAATTTTACGCGACCGTGCAGAATAGCCATATGCTCACCTATATGCTGAGTCGGGATACGTATTACGGCTCCGAGCTGATGCTGGCGAACAAGCAAACCGCTGATATTTTGACCAGTATGAAAAGCAAAGTAACCGACGAGCATGATGTCCAGCAACTGGATTATCTCGTCAAAATGAATGATTTTTACAAAACCAGCTCAGAGCAGTTATTGCAGCTGACACCTACACAAATCTCACAATCGTATCTGAATATCAAAACCAGCCTGATTCCGATGGGCGGCGTGATCGTCAAATTTGCCCAGCAGTTCTCCGATGAACAAGATGCTCTAATGAATCAAGCGCGCGCCAACAGCGAGCAGACGATTCTAAATACTCGTTGGACTGCGATTATCGTTACCATTTTGACCTTTGTACTGGCTATTCTGATCGGTTCATGGATCTCCAGTCTGATCTCTCGCCCACTCAAAGCACTGTCTCGCAATGCCAAAATGATCGCTGATGGCGAACTCAATATGGATGATGTCCAGGTGAAGCATAAGGACGAGATTGGACAGCTCGCCGCTTCCTTCAACCTGATGAAAAACAATCTGCGCAATCTAGTACATGAGATCAACAGCAGTACCGATCAAGTCATCACCATTTCGCGCGAAGTTGCTGGTGGCACGGCTGAAACGGGCAAAGCTGCCGAACATGTGGCAGGCATTATGTATGAGCTGTCCAACAATACCAGTAACCAAGTATCCACCGTGGAAAATGGGCTGCAAGCAGTACATCAGATCAATACGAATATCGGTCAAATCGATCAGAGCAGTCAACAAGCGAGCGAAACGGCTGCTCAAGCACAAAGCGAATCCCTCAAAGGCGAAAATGAAATTCATCGTGTCATGCGTCAGATGGACGAAATTCAAAGCCGGATGACACAGATCGAAGCGGTCATTTTATCGCTGGGTAAACGTTCTGAGGAGATTGAAGACATCAATAATGCCATCTCCTCCATCGCTACTCAGACCAATCTGCTCTCTCTCAATGCTGCTATTGAAGCCGCACGCGCAGGTGAGCATGGACGCGGCTTCGCAGTCGTCACTTCCGAGATTCGCAAGCTGTCCAATGAAACGAACGAATCTGCTGTGCGCATCCGTTCACTGGTTCAAGCGATTCAAAATGAAACCCAGCGTGCCAGTCAATCGGTCAAGGAAATGGTGAACGAGGTATCTCAAGGAACCGTTGCTGCTGGCTCTGTGACCGATCTGTTCCAACAGATCAAGAAGCTGACCGACCGCACCACACAAGAGATTGGCGAAGTAACCGAAGCTCTACGTCATCTTGCCGGTCACTCTGGCAAAGTCGTCGAATCGATGGAATACATCTCCACCACAACCGGCAGCATCGCTTCCGGTACTGAAAGTGTCAGTGCCGCCGCGGAAGAGCAACTTGCTTTTCTGGAGCAAAGTACTGCGCATACGGCTACACTGCATAGCATGGCGGAGAAATTACAAGAAACGGTATCACAGTTCAAGCTGTAA
- a CDS encoding amidohydrolase, producing MNNSPSKWMIKNGIFAVPNAEKPVLHGYMVVEDDLITYIGEEEPQVGDDVAIVDGRHQFFIPGLVNSHGHAAMSLLRGFGDDLALQVWLQEKMWPMEAKFTSDDVYTGTALSVLEMLKGGTTTFLDMYDRSERVAEVVEQSGMRAVLMRGVIGLCSEEEQKQKLNQSIQFVRDWHGKADGRITTMMSPHAPYTCPPAYIEQFVQAAHDLDVPLHTHMSETIAEVEQNVRDYGLRPVAHLEKLGMFTRPTLLAHAVHLNDEEIATLAAHKVTVSHNPGSNLKLASGVARVPDLLKAGVVVSLGTDGPASNNNLDMFEEMRLAALIHKGVSGDPTAVPASEALRMGTEYGAQSVFLNNTGTFKVGMKADITSLNIDQPHFLPFTDFISHTVYSACAKDVLHVWVDGKQLIKDGVSLTLDEEKIRREAQSAFEGLLTR from the coding sequence ATGAACAACTCTCCGAGTAAATGGATGATCAAAAACGGTATTTTCGCTGTACCCAACGCCGAAAAGCCAGTATTGCATGGCTACATGGTCGTTGAGGATGACCTGATTACGTATATTGGTGAAGAGGAGCCGCAAGTAGGCGATGACGTTGCCATTGTAGACGGACGCCACCAATTCTTCATTCCTGGTCTGGTGAACAGTCACGGTCACGCGGCGATGTCATTGCTGCGCGGCTTTGGCGACGATCTGGCGCTGCAAGTATGGTTGCAAGAGAAAATGTGGCCAATGGAAGCTAAATTTACGAGCGATGATGTATACACAGGAACCGCATTGTCGGTACTGGAAATGCTCAAAGGCGGCACCACCACATTCCTCGATATGTACGACCGTTCCGAGCGTGTAGCGGAAGTGGTAGAGCAATCCGGTATGAGAGCCGTACTGATGAGAGGCGTTATCGGTCTGTGTTCAGAAGAGGAGCAAAAGCAAAAGCTGAACCAATCGATCCAATTCGTACGTGATTGGCACGGCAAAGCAGACGGACGTATCACCACTATGATGTCTCCGCATGCACCGTACACTTGCCCACCTGCATACATTGAACAATTCGTACAAGCTGCACACGATCTGGATGTGCCGCTGCATACACATATGTCCGAAACGATTGCCGAAGTCGAGCAAAACGTACGTGATTACGGTTTGCGTCCGGTTGCTCATTTGGAAAAGTTGGGCATGTTCACACGTCCAACGCTACTTGCACATGCTGTGCATCTGAATGATGAAGAGATTGCTACACTGGCGGCTCACAAGGTTACGGTTTCCCATAATCCGGGTAGCAACCTGAAGCTTGCTAGCGGTGTGGCACGTGTACCAGATCTGCTGAAAGCAGGCGTGGTCGTATCTCTCGGTACAGATGGTCCTGCCAGCAATAACAATCTGGATATGTTTGAGGAAATGCGTCTGGCTGCACTGATTCACAAAGGTGTATCCGGCGACCCAACTGCTGTACCTGCATCGGAAGCGCTGCGTATGGGTACGGAATATGGTGCTCAATCGGTATTCCTGAACAATACAGGTACATTCAAGGTCGGCATGAAGGCGGATATTACGTCGCTCAATATCGATCAGCCACATTTCCTGCCGTTTACTGATTTCATTTCTCATACTGTATATTCTGCATGTGCCAAAGATGTGCTGCATGTATGGGTTGATGGGAAACAGCTGATCAAGGATGGCGTATCCTTGACACTGGACGAAGAGAAAATTCGTCGTGAAGCACAATCGGCATTTGAAGGCTTGCTTACACGCTGA
- a CDS encoding acetate/propionate family kinase: MKVLVINSGSSSLKYQLYDMTDESVLAKGLVERIGMDSSILTHKPTGKDEVTEVSEILEHNTAIRKVIDKLTDSVHGVVSSVSEINAVGHRVVHGGEFFKESAIVDEQAKKDIRALIDLAPLHNPAAIMGINASEINMPGVPQVVVFDTAFHQTMPERSYLYAIPRVLYNKYKVRRYGFHGTSHYYVSHAAAEFLGKPLEDLKIITAHIGNGGSLTAIQGGVSVDTSMGMTPLEGLMMGTRSGDLDPAIVPYVMNKEELTVSEVNLMLNKHSGLQAISGISSDMREITDGLEKGDPHATLAFEMYEYRLRKYIGSYAAAMNGVDVLVFTAGVGENSAIVRKAVCENLSYLGVEIDEELNKIRSGDPRRISTPNSKVEVLVVPTNEELVIARDTYKLINK, encoded by the coding sequence ATGAAAGTACTCGTAATTAACTCAGGTAGTTCCTCACTGAAATACCAACTGTATGATATGACCGATGAATCCGTACTGGCAAAAGGTCTTGTAGAACGGATCGGAATGGATTCTTCTATTCTGACACACAAGCCAACCGGCAAGGATGAAGTAACCGAAGTAAGCGAGATTCTGGAGCACAATACCGCAATCCGCAAAGTTATCGACAAATTGACTGACAGTGTACACGGCGTTGTATCCAGCGTTAGCGAAATCAACGCAGTCGGACACCGCGTCGTACACGGTGGCGAGTTCTTCAAAGAGTCCGCGATTGTGGATGAGCAAGCGAAAAAAGACATCCGCGCACTGATCGATCTGGCACCGCTGCATAACCCAGCTGCAATCATGGGTATCAACGCATCCGAGATCAATATGCCGGGCGTACCACAGGTTGTCGTATTCGACACAGCGTTCCACCAAACAATGCCAGAGCGCTCATACCTGTATGCTATCCCAAGAGTACTGTACAACAAATACAAAGTGCGCCGTTACGGTTTCCACGGCACTTCGCACTATTATGTTAGCCATGCGGCAGCCGAGTTCTTGGGCAAACCATTGGAAGATCTGAAAATCATCACAGCACACATCGGTAACGGTGGTAGTCTGACTGCCATCCAAGGTGGCGTATCTGTTGATACTTCCATGGGTATGACTCCGCTGGAAGGTCTGATGATGGGTACACGTAGTGGCGATCTTGACCCTGCTATCGTGCCTTACGTAATGAACAAAGAAGAGCTGACGGTTAGCGAAGTTAACCTGATGTTGAACAAGCACAGCGGTCTGCAAGCGATCTCCGGTATCAGCAGCGATATGCGCGAAATTACCGATGGTCTGGAAAAAGGCGATCCGCACGCAACACTGGCATTTGAAATGTACGAATACCGTCTGCGCAAATACATCGGCTCCTACGCGGCAGCGATGAATGGTGTAGATGTACTCGTATTCACCGCTGGTGTAGGTGAAAACTCTGCAATTGTGCGCAAAGCTGTTTGCGAAAACTTGAGCTATCTGGGAGTGGAAATCGACGAGGAACTGAACAAAATCCGTTCCGGCGATCCGCGTCGCATCTCCACACCAAATTCCAAAGTAGAAGTGCTGGTTGTTCCTACGAATGAAGAATTGGTTATCGCTCGCGATACTTATAAACTCATCAACAAGTAA
- a CDS encoding redox-sensing transcriptional repressor Rex: protein MKSEKISEAVVRRLPVYLRYLNELHTREVPTVSSQELGQKLDLNPAQIRKDLAYFGDFGRKGIGYDVSYLIEKIRHILKLDQQINVALIGAGNLGHALSNYNAYLQETMKIIAVFDSYEPKVGSKINTLTVQPISELSNAVKEQNIRVGIITVPNTEAQRVADQLVEAGIEAILNFAPIILRTPPHVRVHTADFTTDLLSLAYYLEDGKELEVNEQLSE from the coding sequence ATGAAATCCGAAAAAATATCTGAAGCTGTCGTGCGAAGATTACCTGTCTATTTGAGATATCTGAATGAACTGCATACCCGCGAGGTACCAACGGTATCCTCGCAGGAGCTGGGGCAGAAGCTGGATCTGAATCCAGCGCAAATCCGCAAGGATCTTGCTTACTTCGGCGATTTTGGACGCAAGGGTATCGGTTATGATGTATCGTATCTGATTGAGAAGATTCGTCATATTCTGAAGCTGGATCAGCAGATCAATGTAGCACTGATTGGTGCTGGTAATCTGGGACACGCTCTATCCAACTACAATGCCTATTTGCAGGAAACGATGAAGATTATCGCTGTATTCGATTCCTACGAGCCTAAGGTAGGTAGCAAAATCAATACGTTGACTGTACAGCCAATCAGTGAGTTATCGAACGCGGTAAAAGAACAAAATATCCGCGTAGGTATCATTACTGTGCCGAATACAGAAGCGCAGCGTGTTGCTGATCAGCTGGTGGAAGCGGGCATTGAGGCGATTTTGAATTTTGCACCGATTATTTTAAGAACACCACCGCATGTGCGTGTGCATACAGCTGATTTTACGACTGATCTGCTCAGTTTGGCATACTACCTTGAAGATGGAAAGGAATTAGAAGTCAATGAACAACTCTCCGAGTAA
- a CDS encoding 2-isopropylmalate synthase translates to MNRNIIVLDTTLRDGEQVPGARMNLRQKIEFARQLERLQVDMIEAGFPASSRGDFEAVQHIARQAGEKTHITALARAVKNDIDAVYESIRDAHNPFIHIVLGTSNVHVEKKFNRSRDAVMQMGVDAVKYARTLMPQVQYSTEDASRSEFEYLWQTIEAVVRAGATIINVPDTVGYAEPEEFGHLISRLNDRLKNLDDSVMLSVHCHNDLGLATANTLSAIRAGAQKVECTINGLGERAGNTSLEEVVMALKVREERYQCSTGIRTEEIMNTSRLLTHLTGLDVQVNKAITGENAFAHSSGIHQDGLLKDKNVYEIMSPEQVGAGEMELVLTARSGRHAFKNAIAKLGYIAADEQQFEELFARYLELADRKKEIYDHDLFFLLNQPNEQHIEHSDHHALYELDTFQVVTGSLHPTATVQLKKGGEVHAGSAIGDGPIDAMYGAIRALTGVQATLKHYKINSISSGQEAIGRVNIQLEYEGRLYTGKAMDTDIIKASGLAFLNGVNAIVLDTSGGATGEGQLSRV, encoded by the coding sequence ATGAACCGTAACATTATTGTATTGGACACAACGCTGCGTGATGGTGAACAAGTACCCGGAGCCCGTATGAATTTGCGACAAAAGATTGAGTTTGCCCGCCAGCTGGAGCGATTGCAGGTGGATATGATTGAAGCCGGTTTCCCCGCTTCCTCTCGTGGCGACTTTGAAGCGGTACAGCATATCGCTCGTCAAGCAGGCGAAAAAACACATATTACCGCTCTCGCACGTGCCGTCAAAAATGACATTGATGCCGTGTACGAAAGTATCCGTGATGCACATAACCCGTTTATTCATATCGTGCTGGGTACATCCAATGTGCATGTGGAGAAGAAATTCAATCGTTCCCGCGATGCGGTCATGCAGATGGGCGTAGATGCAGTCAAATATGCACGCACTCTGATGCCGCAGGTGCAATATTCGACGGAGGATGCGTCACGCTCGGAATTTGAATATTTATGGCAAACGATTGAAGCAGTCGTCCGTGCAGGTGCTACGATCATCAACGTACCCGATACGGTTGGTTATGCGGAGCCAGAAGAATTCGGTCATCTGATCTCTCGCTTGAATGATCGACTGAAAAATCTGGATGATAGCGTGATGCTGAGCGTGCATTGTCATAACGATCTGGGTCTGGCAACTGCCAATACACTGAGCGCAATCCGTGCAGGTGCACAAAAGGTAGAATGTACGATCAACGGGCTGGGCGAACGCGCTGGTAATACATCGCTGGAAGAAGTGGTCATGGCTCTCAAAGTACGCGAGGAGCGTTACCAATGCTCTACTGGTATCCGTACGGAGGAAATTATGAACACCTCCCGCCTGCTCACTCATTTGACTGGATTGGACGTACAGGTGAACAAGGCGATCACTGGCGAAAATGCCTTTGCCCATTCGTCCGGTATTCATCAAGACGGTCTGCTCAAGGACAAAAATGTATATGAGATTATGTCGCCGGAACAAGTCGGTGCCGGTGAAATGGAACTGGTATTGACCGCACGCTCCGGTCGCCATGCCTTCAAAAACGCGATTGCCAAGCTGGGCTATATCGCTGCCGATGAGCAGCAGTTTGAGGAATTATTCGCCCGCTATCTGGAACTGGCTGACCGCAAAAAGGAAATCTACGATCATGATCTGTTTTTCCTGCTGAATCAGCCGAATGAGCAGCATATTGAGCATTCCGATCATCATGCACTGTATGAGCTGGATACGTTCCAAGTCGTCACCGGTAGTCTGCACCCAACAGCAACGGTACAATTGAAAAAAGGCGGCGAAGTACACGCAGGCAGCGCTATCGGCGATGGTCCTATCGACGCGATGTACGGTGCCATCCGTGCACTGACCGGTGTGCAGGCAACATTGAAGCATTACAAAATCAATAGCATCTCCAGCGGTCAGGAAGCGATTGGACGCGTCAATATTCAATTGGAATACGAAGGTCGTTTGTATACCGGTAAAGCGATGGATACCGATATTATCAAGGCAAGCGGGCTTGCTTTCCTGAATGGGGTCAATGCGATTGTACTGGATACCTCTGGCGGTGCGACAGGAGAAGGTCAGCTGTCGCGGGTGTAA
- a CDS encoding substrate-binding domain-containing protein, whose product MRSRRFLLSMLCCLMVFWLAACSSTSSSTESATSPASSTAASSSAGGKAEIGIAIFDMSDKFVSYITQGMKVAATKQNVPVSYVDAKNDTATQVKQVQQFISDGVKSIVLIPTDESSADQSIALANKANIPIIVVNRYYKSVDNATSYVGSDSTTAGTMQMEAVAKLLNGKGNVAIMNGEMGTEAQINRTKGNKDIIAKYPNMNVVLEDTANYDRAQGMALMAKWLSSGTTINAVVANNDEMIIGAMLAAQLDNKDKDMIFAGVDATMDALEFVKAGRLQVTVFQNAPEQGNQAVKAAIAAAAGQTVQKQIMVPYELVNKDNVEAYIAKWQ is encoded by the coding sequence ATGAGATCACGCCGCTTTTTATTATCCATGCTTTGCTGTTTAATGGTATTCTGGCTTGCTGCTTGTTCTTCCACTTCTAGCAGTACAGAGTCTGCAACCAGCCCTGCATCCTCTACTGCTGCTAGCTCGTCCGCTGGCGGCAAAGCTGAGATTGGTATTGCCATCTTCGATATGAGCGACAAATTTGTCAGCTATATTACGCAGGGTATGAAAGTTGCGGCTACCAAGCAAAATGTACCAGTGAGCTATGTGGATGCCAAAAATGATACAGCTACTCAGGTCAAACAAGTTCAGCAATTTATTAGTGATGGTGTGAAGTCAATCGTGCTCATTCCTACGGACGAAAGCAGTGCCGACCAATCCATCGCCCTTGCCAATAAAGCCAATATTCCGATTATCGTTGTAAACCGGTATTACAAATCGGTGGATAACGCTACCTCCTATGTTGGCTCCGATTCTACAACTGCGGGTACGATGCAAATGGAGGCGGTTGCTAAGTTATTGAACGGCAAAGGCAATGTCGCCATTATGAACGGCGAAATGGGAACAGAAGCACAAATCAACCGCACCAAAGGGAACAAGGACATCATTGCCAAATATCCAAACATGAACGTGGTACTTGAAGACACTGCTAATTATGATCGTGCACAAGGCATGGCGCTGATGGCAAAATGGTTGTCTTCCGGTACAACAATCAACGCAGTAGTTGCCAATAACGATGAAATGATTATCGGTGCCATGCTTGCGGCGCAGCTGGATAACAAGGATAAAGATATGATCTTTGCCGGTGTCGATGCCACGATGGATGCGCTGGAATTCGTCAAAGCAGGACGATTGCAGGTAACGGTATTCCAAAATGCACCAGAGCAAGGTAATCAGGCAGTCAAAGCCGCTATCGCCGCCGCTGCTGGGCAAACTGTTCAAAAGCAGATTATGGTGCCGTATGAGCTTGTCAACAAAGATAATGTCGAAGCATATATCGCTAAATGGCAATGA
- a CDS encoding 3-hydroxyacyl-CoA dehydrogenase family protein: protein MNFKRVGVIGGGTMGQGIAEMLSKKGIEVLLVEKNQEKLDNAWSMIETSLDKQMEKWALTQAEKKLILGKIQKVTHFADLGSCELVIETISEDPEAKKEVFAQLDQVCSSSVILASNTSTLSLTELASSTKYPERVIGLHFIYPVSKIDLVEIIRGLRTSDATFEQTKQFVEETVEKKGITVYESPGFVTSRIICLLINEALHVLEEGVASAEDIDDAMRVGYQFQYGPLEMADRFGLDSVNAALERMFREYGELKYRPAIILKKMVRAGSLGVKTGEGFFKYDKDGDRI from the coding sequence ATGAATTTTAAAAGAGTCGGCGTCATTGGCGGCGGTACAATGGGTCAAGGTATCGCAGAGATGCTATCCAAAAAAGGCATCGAAGTATTGCTGGTCGAGAAAAACCAAGAGAAGTTGGATAACGCTTGGTCCATGATCGAAACGAGTCTGGATAAGCAAATGGAAAAATGGGCACTGACCCAAGCAGAGAAAAAACTAATTCTGGGCAAAATCCAGAAAGTGACACACTTTGCTGATCTGGGTTCTTGTGAGCTTGTTATCGAAACGATCAGTGAAGATCCAGAAGCGAAAAAAGAAGTGTTTGCTCAACTGGACCAAGTATGTTCCAGCAGCGTTATTCTGGCAAGTAACACATCTACACTGAGCTTGACGGAACTGGCAAGTTCGACAAAATATCCAGAGCGCGTGATCGGTCTGCACTTTATCTATCCGGTATCCAAAATCGATCTGGTAGAAATCATCCGTGGTTTGCGTACATCCGACGCTACATTTGAACAAACCAAGCAATTCGTGGAAGAAACGGTAGAGAAAAAAGGAATTACCGTTTACGAATCCCCAGGCTTCGTAACAAGCCGCATCATCTGTCTGCTGATCAATGAAGCACTGCATGTACTGGAAGAAGGCGTTGCTTCCGCTGAAGATATCGACGATGCAATGCGTGTCGGCTACCAATTCCAATATGGTCCACTGGAAATGGCAGACCGCTTCGGTCTGGATTCCGTCAATGCAGCGCTGGAGCGTATGTTCCGCGAATACGGCGAACTGAAATATCGCCCAGCCATCATCCTCAAAAAGATGGTTCGTGCAGGCAGTCTCGGCGTAAAAACAGGCGAAGGCTTCTTCAAGTATGACAAGGATGGTGACCGGATATGA